From one Acinonyx jubatus isolate Ajub_Pintada_27869175 chromosome B1, VMU_Ajub_asm_v1.0, whole genome shotgun sequence genomic stretch:
- the NPM2 gene encoding nucleoplasmin-2 isoform X2 produces the protein MNRSSTSSAAEKAPTAMLWGCELNQEKRTWTVKPQKEGKQDCKLLLSTVEQGSPPVLRWPVFKRSQICLGEKAKEEMNLVEILPPASQEDKKAKPITIASLQASVLPMVMMGLELSPPVTFQLRAGSGPVFLSGQECYDTSDLSWEEEEEDLEEEEEEEDDSNDDDDDDDDDVDVDVSLEEETPLKQVKRLASQKQTGVAKVREGTTPHTGSSETWARPPELSVSVQRPGVLPGAQQESAGPGPCPNCPHAACVCFPEKKGGKRRGGSETQP, from the exons ATGAACCGCAGCAGCACGAGCAGCGCGGCCGAGAAGGCGCCCACAGCCATGCTCTGGG GCTGTGAGCTAAACCAGGAGAAGCGGACCTGGACCGTCAAACcccagaaggaagggaagcaggaCTGTAAGCTGTTGCTCAGTACG GTGGAACAGGGGTCCCCTCCGGTGTTGAGGTGGCCTGTCTTCAAACGCTCTCAGATTTGCTTGGGGGAGAAAGCCAAAGAAGAGATGAACCTCGTGGAAATCCTGCCCCCAGCCAGCCAGGAAGACAAGAAGGCCAAGCCCATCACCATCGCCTCTCTTCAGGCCTCGGTGCTCCCCATG GTCATGATGGGATTGGAGCTTTCTCCTCCAGTCACTTTCCAGCTCCGGGCTGGCTCTGGACCCGTGTTCCTCAGTGGCCAGGAATGTTATG ACACTTCAGACCtgtcctgggaggaggaggaggaggacctggaggaggaggaagaggaggaagatgacagcaatgatgatgatgatgatgacgatgatgatgttGATGTAGATGTGTCCCTAGAGGAGGAGACCCCTCTTAAACAAGTCAAGAGGCTAGCATCCCAGAAGCAGACAGGTGTTGCCAAGGTGAGGGAAGGGACAACCCCCCACACAGGCTCCTCAGAAACCTGGGCCAGGCCTCCCGAGTTGAGTGTGAGTGTACAGAGGCCTGGGGTCCTGCCAGGTGCCCAGCAGGAGTCTGCTGGCCCTGGACCCTGCCCTAACTGTCCCCATGCTGCTTGTGTTTGcttcccagaaaaaaaaggtggaaaaagaagaggaggcaGTGAG ACCCAGCCTTAA
- the NPM2 gene encoding nucleoplasmin-2 isoform X4, which translates to MNRSSTSSAAEKAPTAMLWGCELNQEKRTWTVKPQKEGKQDCKLLLSTVEQGSPPVLRWPVFKRSQICLGEKAKEEMNLVEILPPASQEDKKAKPITIASLQASVLPMVMMGLELSPPVTFQLRAGSGPVFLSGQECYDTSDLSWEEEEEDLEEEEEEEDDSNDDDDDDDDDVDVDVSLEEETPLKQVKRLASQKQTGVAKKKKVEKEEEAVRPSLKDKSPVKKVSTRRRGWSSWGQREGVGLWCPPFSP; encoded by the exons ATGAACCGCAGCAGCACGAGCAGCGCGGCCGAGAAGGCGCCCACAGCCATGCTCTGGG GCTGTGAGCTAAACCAGGAGAAGCGGACCTGGACCGTCAAACcccagaaggaagggaagcaggaCTGTAAGCTGTTGCTCAGTACG GTGGAACAGGGGTCCCCTCCGGTGTTGAGGTGGCCTGTCTTCAAACGCTCTCAGATTTGCTTGGGGGAGAAAGCCAAAGAAGAGATGAACCTCGTGGAAATCCTGCCCCCAGCCAGCCAGGAAGACAAGAAGGCCAAGCCCATCACCATCGCCTCTCTTCAGGCCTCGGTGCTCCCCATG GTCATGATGGGATTGGAGCTTTCTCCTCCAGTCACTTTCCAGCTCCGGGCTGGCTCTGGACCCGTGTTCCTCAGTGGCCAGGAATGTTATG ACACTTCAGACCtgtcctgggaggaggaggaggaggacctggaggaggaggaagaggaggaagatgacagcaatgatgatgatgatgatgacgatgatgatgttGATGTAGATGTGTCCCTAGAGGAGGAGACCCCTCTTAAACAAGTCAAGAGGCTAGCATCCCAGAAGCAGACAGGTGTTGCCAAG aaaaaaaaggtggaaaaagaagaggaggcaGTGAG ACCCAGCCTTAAAGACAAGAGTCCTGTGAAAAAGGTGAGTACCAGGAGAAGGGGCTGGTCctcctgggggcagagggagggagtgggactCTGgtgccctcccttctctccatAG
- the NPM2 gene encoding nucleoplasmin-2 isoform X6, with translation MNRSSTSSAAEKAPTAMLWGCELNQEKRTWTVKPQKEGKQDCKLLLSTICLGEKAKEEMNLVEILPPASQEDKKAKPITIASLQASVLPMVMMGLELSPPVTFQLRAGSGPVFLSGQECYDTSDLSWEEEEEDLEEEEEEEDDSNDDDDDDDDDVDVDVSLEEETPLKQVKRLASQKQTGVAKKKKVEKEEEAVRPSLKDKSPVKKAKPTLKPKKPGSKK, from the exons ATGAACCGCAGCAGCACGAGCAGCGCGGCCGAGAAGGCGCCCACAGCCATGCTCTGGG GCTGTGAGCTAAACCAGGAGAAGCGGACCTGGACCGTCAAACcccagaaggaagggaagcaggaCTGTAAGCTGTTGCTCAGTACG ATTTGCTTGGGGGAGAAAGCCAAAGAAGAGATGAACCTCGTGGAAATCCTGCCCCCAGCCAGCCAGGAAGACAAGAAGGCCAAGCCCATCACCATCGCCTCTCTTCAGGCCTCGGTGCTCCCCATG GTCATGATGGGATTGGAGCTTTCTCCTCCAGTCACTTTCCAGCTCCGGGCTGGCTCTGGACCCGTGTTCCTCAGTGGCCAGGAATGTTATG ACACTTCAGACCtgtcctgggaggaggaggaggaggacctggaggaggaggaagaggaggaagatgacagcaatgatgatgatgatgatgacgatgatgatgttGATGTAGATGTGTCCCTAGAGGAGGAGACCCCTCTTAAACAAGTCAAGAGGCTAGCATCCCAGAAGCAGACAGGTGTTGCCAAG aaaaaaaaggtggaaaaagaagaggaggcaGTGAG ACCCAGCCTTAAAGACAAGAGTCCTGTGAAAAAG GCCAAACCCACACTCAAACCTAAAAAGCCAGGATCCAAGAAATGA
- the NPM2 gene encoding nucleoplasmin-2 isoform X1, which translates to MNRSSTSSAAEKAPTAMLWGCELNQEKRTWTVKPQKEGKQDCKLLLSTVEQGSPPVLRWPVFKRSQICLGEKAKEEMNLVEILPPASQEDKKAKPITIASLQASVLPMVMMGLELSPPVTFQLRAGSGPVFLSGQECYDTSDLSWEEEEEDLEEEEEEEDDSNDDDDDDDDDVDVDVSLEEETPLKQVKRLASQKQTGVAKVREGTTPHTGSSETWARPPELSVSVQRPGVLPGAQQESAGPGPCPNCPHAACVCFPEKKGGKRRGGSEVTLSIC; encoded by the exons ATGAACCGCAGCAGCACGAGCAGCGCGGCCGAGAAGGCGCCCACAGCCATGCTCTGGG GCTGTGAGCTAAACCAGGAGAAGCGGACCTGGACCGTCAAACcccagaaggaagggaagcaggaCTGTAAGCTGTTGCTCAGTACG GTGGAACAGGGGTCCCCTCCGGTGTTGAGGTGGCCTGTCTTCAAACGCTCTCAGATTTGCTTGGGGGAGAAAGCCAAAGAAGAGATGAACCTCGTGGAAATCCTGCCCCCAGCCAGCCAGGAAGACAAGAAGGCCAAGCCCATCACCATCGCCTCTCTTCAGGCCTCGGTGCTCCCCATG GTCATGATGGGATTGGAGCTTTCTCCTCCAGTCACTTTCCAGCTCCGGGCTGGCTCTGGACCCGTGTTCCTCAGTGGCCAGGAATGTTATG ACACTTCAGACCtgtcctgggaggaggaggaggaggacctggaggaggaggaagaggaggaagatgacagcaatgatgatgatgatgatgacgatgatgatgttGATGTAGATGTGTCCCTAGAGGAGGAGACCCCTCTTAAACAAGTCAAGAGGCTAGCATCCCAGAAGCAGACAGGTGTTGCCAAGGTGAGGGAAGGGACAACCCCCCACACAGGCTCCTCAGAAACCTGGGCCAGGCCTCCCGAGTTGAGTGTGAGTGTACAGAGGCCTGGGGTCCTGCCAGGTGCCCAGCAGGAGTCTGCTGGCCCTGGACCCTGCCCTAACTGTCCCCATGCTGCTTGTGTTTGcttcccagaaaaaaaaggtggaaaaagaagaggaggcaGTGAGGTAACTCTTTCCATCTGTTAA
- the NPM2 gene encoding nucleoplasmin-2 isoform X7 — protein sequence MNRSSTSSAAEKAPTAMLWGCELNQEKRTWTVKPQKEGKQDCKLLLSTVEQGSPPVLRWPVFKRSQICLGEKAKEEMNLVEILPPASQEDKKAKPITIASLQASVLPMVMMGLELSPPVTFQLRAGSGPVFLSGQECYDTSDLSWEEEEEDLEEEEEEEDDSNDDDDDDDDDVDVDVSLEEETPLKQVKRLASQKQTGVAKTQP from the exons ATGAACCGCAGCAGCACGAGCAGCGCGGCCGAGAAGGCGCCCACAGCCATGCTCTGGG GCTGTGAGCTAAACCAGGAGAAGCGGACCTGGACCGTCAAACcccagaaggaagggaagcaggaCTGTAAGCTGTTGCTCAGTACG GTGGAACAGGGGTCCCCTCCGGTGTTGAGGTGGCCTGTCTTCAAACGCTCTCAGATTTGCTTGGGGGAGAAAGCCAAAGAAGAGATGAACCTCGTGGAAATCCTGCCCCCAGCCAGCCAGGAAGACAAGAAGGCCAAGCCCATCACCATCGCCTCTCTTCAGGCCTCGGTGCTCCCCATG GTCATGATGGGATTGGAGCTTTCTCCTCCAGTCACTTTCCAGCTCCGGGCTGGCTCTGGACCCGTGTTCCTCAGTGGCCAGGAATGTTATG ACACTTCAGACCtgtcctgggaggaggaggaggaggacctggaggaggaggaagaggaggaagatgacagcaatgatgatgatgatgatgacgatgatgatgttGATGTAGATGTGTCCCTAGAGGAGGAGACCCCTCTTAAACAAGTCAAGAGGCTAGCATCCCAGAAGCAGACAGGTGTTGCCAAG ACCCAGCCTTAA
- the FGF17 gene encoding fibroblast growth factor 17 isoform X2, producing MLAGNGDQTARMRPWLLWDSTPGDCPYLLLSLGAGGQPPQEISPAMGATRLLPNLTLCLQLLILCCQTQGENHPSPNFNQYVRDQGAMTDQLSRRQIREYQLYSRTSGKHVQVTGRRISATAEDGNKFAKLIVETDTFGSRVRIKGAESEKYICMNKRGKLIGKPSGKSKDCVFTEIVLENNYTAFQNARHEGWFMAFTRQGRPRQASRSRQNQREAHFIKRLYQGQLPFPNHAERQKQFEFVGSAPTRRTKRTRRPQPLT from the exons ATGCTGGCAGGCAATGGGGATCAAACAGCAAGGATG AGACCTTGGCTTCTCTGGGACTCTACCCCTGGGGACTGCCCATATCTGCTCCTGAGTTTGGGGGCAGGAGGGCAACCGCCCCAAGAAATCTCTCCGGCGATGGGAGCCACCCGCCTGCTGCCCAACCTCACTCT GTGCTTGCAGCTACTGATTCTCTGCTGTCAAACTCAG GGGGAGAATCACCCGTCTCCTAATTTTAACCAGTACGTGAGGGACCAGGGTGCCATGACTGACCAGCTGAGCAGGCGGCAGATCCGTGAGTACCAGCTCTACAGCCGGACCAGTGGCAAGCACGTGCAGGTCACCGGGCGTCGCATCTCTGCCACCGCGGAGGACGGCAACAAGTTTG CCAAACTCATAGTGGAGACAGACACGTTTGGAAGCCGTGTGCGCATCAAGGGTGCTGAGAGCGAGAAATACATCTGTATGAACAAGAGGGGCAAGCTCATCGGAAAG CCCAGTGGGAAGAGCAAAGACTGTGTGTTCACAGAGATCGTGCTGGAGAACAACTACACGGCCTTCCAGAACGCCCGGCACGAGGGCTGGTTCATGGCCTTCACCAGGCAGGGTCGGCCCCGCCAGGCTTCCCGCAGCCGCCAGAACCAGCGAGAGGCTCACTTCATCAAGCGCCTCTACCAGGGCCAGTTGCCCTTCCCCAACCACGCTGAGAGGCAGAAGCAGTTCGAGTTTGTGGGCTCAGCCCCCACCCGCCGGACCAAGCGTACTCGGAGGCCACAGCCCCTGACGTAG
- the NPM2 gene encoding nucleoplasmin-2 isoform X5, which translates to MNRSSTSSAAEKAPTAMLWGCELNQEKRTWTVKPQKEGKQDCKLLLSTVEQGSPPVLRWPVFKRSQICLGEKAKEEMNLVEILPPASQEDKKAKPITIASLQASVLPMVMMGLELSPPVTFQLRAGSGPVFLSGQECYDTSDLSWEEEEEDLEEEEEEEDDSNDDDDDDDDDVDVDVSLEEETPLKQVKRLASQKQTGVAKKKKVEKEEEAVRPSLKDKSPVKKAKPTLKPKKPGSKK; encoded by the exons ATGAACCGCAGCAGCACGAGCAGCGCGGCCGAGAAGGCGCCCACAGCCATGCTCTGGG GCTGTGAGCTAAACCAGGAGAAGCGGACCTGGACCGTCAAACcccagaaggaagggaagcaggaCTGTAAGCTGTTGCTCAGTACG GTGGAACAGGGGTCCCCTCCGGTGTTGAGGTGGCCTGTCTTCAAACGCTCTCAGATTTGCTTGGGGGAGAAAGCCAAAGAAGAGATGAACCTCGTGGAAATCCTGCCCCCAGCCAGCCAGGAAGACAAGAAGGCCAAGCCCATCACCATCGCCTCTCTTCAGGCCTCGGTGCTCCCCATG GTCATGATGGGATTGGAGCTTTCTCCTCCAGTCACTTTCCAGCTCCGGGCTGGCTCTGGACCCGTGTTCCTCAGTGGCCAGGAATGTTATG ACACTTCAGACCtgtcctgggaggaggaggaggaggacctggaggaggaggaagaggaggaagatgacagcaatgatgatgatgatgatgacgatgatgatgttGATGTAGATGTGTCCCTAGAGGAGGAGACCCCTCTTAAACAAGTCAAGAGGCTAGCATCCCAGAAGCAGACAGGTGTTGCCAAG aaaaaaaaggtggaaaaagaagaggaggcaGTGAG ACCCAGCCTTAAAGACAAGAGTCCTGTGAAAAAG GCCAAACCCACACTCAAACCTAAAAAGCCAGGATCCAAGAAATGA
- the FGF17 gene encoding fibroblast growth factor 17 isoform X3: MLAGNGDQTARMRPWLLWDSTPGDCPYLLLSLGAGGQPPQEISPAMGATRLLPNLTLCLQLLILCCQTQYVRDQGAMTDQLSRRQIREYQLYSRTSGKHVQVTGRRISATAEDGNKFAKLIVETDTFGSRVRIKGAESEKYICMNKRGKLIGKPSGKSKDCVFTEIVLENNYTAFQNARHEGWFMAFTRQGRPRQASRSRQNQREAHFIKRLYQGQLPFPNHAERQKQFEFVGSAPTRRTKRTRRPQPLT, from the exons ATGCTGGCAGGCAATGGGGATCAAACAGCAAGGATG AGACCTTGGCTTCTCTGGGACTCTACCCCTGGGGACTGCCCATATCTGCTCCTGAGTTTGGGGGCAGGAGGGCAACCGCCCCAAGAAATCTCTCCGGCGATGGGAGCCACCCGCCTGCTGCCCAACCTCACTCT GTGCTTGCAGCTACTGATTCTCTGCTGTCAAACTCAG TACGTGAGGGACCAGGGTGCCATGACTGACCAGCTGAGCAGGCGGCAGATCCGTGAGTACCAGCTCTACAGCCGGACCAGTGGCAAGCACGTGCAGGTCACCGGGCGTCGCATCTCTGCCACCGCGGAGGACGGCAACAAGTTTG CCAAACTCATAGTGGAGACAGACACGTTTGGAAGCCGTGTGCGCATCAAGGGTGCTGAGAGCGAGAAATACATCTGTATGAACAAGAGGGGCAAGCTCATCGGAAAG CCCAGTGGGAAGAGCAAAGACTGTGTGTTCACAGAGATCGTGCTGGAGAACAACTACACGGCCTTCCAGAACGCCCGGCACGAGGGCTGGTTCATGGCCTTCACCAGGCAGGGTCGGCCCCGCCAGGCTTCCCGCAGCCGCCAGAACCAGCGAGAGGCTCACTTCATCAAGCGCCTCTACCAGGGCCAGTTGCCCTTCCCCAACCACGCTGAGAGGCAGAAGCAGTTCGAGTTTGTGGGCTCAGCCCCCACCCGCCGGACCAAGCGTACTCGGAGGCCACAGCCCCTGACGTAG
- the NPM2 gene encoding nucleoplasmin-2 isoform X3, with the protein MNRSSTSSAAEKAPTAMLWGCELNQEKRTWTVKPQKEGKQDCKLLLSTICLGEKAKEEMNLVEILPPASQEDKKAKPITIASLQASVLPMVMMGLELSPPVTFQLRAGSGPVFLSGQECYDTSDLSWEEEEEDLEEEEEEEDDSNDDDDDDDDDVDVDVSLEEETPLKQVKRLASQKQTGVAKVREGTTPHTGSSETWARPPELSVSVQRPGVLPGAQQESAGPGPCPNCPHAACVCFPEKKGGKRRGGSEVTLSIC; encoded by the exons ATGAACCGCAGCAGCACGAGCAGCGCGGCCGAGAAGGCGCCCACAGCCATGCTCTGGG GCTGTGAGCTAAACCAGGAGAAGCGGACCTGGACCGTCAAACcccagaaggaagggaagcaggaCTGTAAGCTGTTGCTCAGTACG ATTTGCTTGGGGGAGAAAGCCAAAGAAGAGATGAACCTCGTGGAAATCCTGCCCCCAGCCAGCCAGGAAGACAAGAAGGCCAAGCCCATCACCATCGCCTCTCTTCAGGCCTCGGTGCTCCCCATG GTCATGATGGGATTGGAGCTTTCTCCTCCAGTCACTTTCCAGCTCCGGGCTGGCTCTGGACCCGTGTTCCTCAGTGGCCAGGAATGTTATG ACACTTCAGACCtgtcctgggaggaggaggaggaggacctggaggaggaggaagaggaggaagatgacagcaatgatgatgatgatgatgacgatgatgatgttGATGTAGATGTGTCCCTAGAGGAGGAGACCCCTCTTAAACAAGTCAAGAGGCTAGCATCCCAGAAGCAGACAGGTGTTGCCAAGGTGAGGGAAGGGACAACCCCCCACACAGGCTCCTCAGAAACCTGGGCCAGGCCTCCCGAGTTGAGTGTGAGTGTACAGAGGCCTGGGGTCCTGCCAGGTGCCCAGCAGGAGTCTGCTGGCCCTGGACCCTGCCCTAACTGTCCCCATGCTGCTTGTGTTTGcttcccagaaaaaaaaggtggaaaaagaagaggaggcaGTGAGGTAACTCTTTCCATCTGTTAA
- the FGF17 gene encoding fibroblast growth factor 17 isoform X1, translating to MIPDLHCITKGPPSLCGHQFSAPGQMGSQEVMTGSPAGLERPWPYAPFTLHLCFPGQMAWPPHTHLHTPLPWMDQWWCHPKQIDTIFPLVTAKGENHPSPNFNQYVRDQGAMTDQLSRRQIREYQLYSRTSGKHVQVTGRRISATAEDGNKFAKLIVETDTFGSRVRIKGAESEKYICMNKRGKLIGKPSGKSKDCVFTEIVLENNYTAFQNARHEGWFMAFTRQGRPRQASRSRQNQREAHFIKRLYQGQLPFPNHAERQKQFEFVGSAPTRRTKRTRRPQPLT from the exons ATGATTCCAGATCTGCACTGCATCACCAAGGGTCCCCCAAGCCTGTGCGGCCACCAGTTCTCTGCTCCAGGGCAGATGGGGAGCCAAGAGGTCATGACTGGCTCACCCGCTGGCCTGGAAAGACCATGGCCATATGCACCCTTCACCCTGCACCTCTGCTTCCCAGGACAAATGGCCTGGCCCCCTCACACTCACCTCCACACCCCTCTCCCTTGGATGGACCAGTGGTGGTGTCACCCAAAGCAAATTGACACTATTTTTCCCTTGGTAACCGCAAAGGGGGAGAATCACCCGTCTCCTAATTTTAACCAGTACGTGAGGGACCAGGGTGCCATGACTGACCAGCTGAGCAGGCGGCAGATCCGTGAGTACCAGCTCTACAGCCGGACCAGTGGCAAGCACGTGCAGGTCACCGGGCGTCGCATCTCTGCCACCGCGGAGGACGGCAACAAGTTTG CCAAACTCATAGTGGAGACAGACACGTTTGGAAGCCGTGTGCGCATCAAGGGTGCTGAGAGCGAGAAATACATCTGTATGAACAAGAGGGGCAAGCTCATCGGAAAG CCCAGTGGGAAGAGCAAAGACTGTGTGTTCACAGAGATCGTGCTGGAGAACAACTACACGGCCTTCCAGAACGCCCGGCACGAGGGCTGGTTCATGGCCTTCACCAGGCAGGGTCGGCCCCGCCAGGCTTCCCGCAGCCGCCAGAACCAGCGAGAGGCTCACTTCATCAAGCGCCTCTACCAGGGCCAGTTGCCCTTCCCCAACCACGCTGAGAGGCAGAAGCAGTTCGAGTTTGTGGGCTCAGCCCCCACCCGCCGGACCAAGCGTACTCGGAGGCCACAGCCCCTGACGTAG